From the Manis pentadactyla isolate mManPen7 chromosome 15, mManPen7.hap1, whole genome shotgun sequence genome, the window ACATGGAAcagggaagagcagagagaaaagacTCATGACAACTGGAGAGAGTCCTCTGTTAGGAAATGGACTGAGTTTTGTCTGTGGTGTGTACTGCAAACCTCTTCTCCAACTACCTACAAAAACATCAGAAAGGTGGGGTTGACTCTCCCGTGTTTGGCAGCTGGGCTTGTTGTGGTTTTGAGATGAACTGGGCCTGGTATCAAAGGGACACAGGACACAAGCAGAGACTGCCAAAGACAAGTGACAGCAGCTCTGCCAACACAGGTAGGGAAAGGGAGGACCAGGGGAGgggcttgtccaaggtcacccagcaaaTTAGAGCCTAAAGGGGTTCTTTGCATTCAAAATGAACCCAAACAGTCCCCACAGCAGTGGTGGTCCCAAATCTCTAGCTTCCCTGCCGCCGTGGCTCAGTACAGATATTCTCGGACGGTGAGTTCCTTCAGGGTGAAGTTCCTGGGGGTGGGCTTCCGGAGCTGGCTCTCCTGAAGTCTCTCCTGCAGTGACACAAAGTCCTTGCCTAGCATGTAGGCCAGGCAGATCATGGCGTCCAGCAGAGGGGCGTAGTAACGATGGCCCTCCCGGGCCTGCAGACACTGGAGGGCCCTCTCTCCGGCTGCAAAGGCCTCCACAGGGCACTCGAGGTCACGGTGACACACCAGCATGGCGCAGAGGGACGGGACCACCATCACAGGGCAGTGGGCGGTCAGCTTCTCCTGTAGGGGCACCACGTGCACCAGGATGTCCAGGGCCTTGGTGTACTGCCCTGCTCGCAGGCAGCTGAAGGCTTCCTTAAGCTCTGGTCTTGTGAGGAAATCGATGAACTCGCGGGACCTGCGGACGCAGCGGATGCTGTAGAGCAGGTGCAGGTACTCCCTGAAGGCCAGCTTGCGCTCAGAGATCATCTCCTCGGTGAAGTTCCCCATCAGGTGCTTTTTGGGAAAGACGACATCTTCAATCTCTTCCCTGAAAGCCTTCTGGAGGCTCTTCTGCAGCATCTCGAAGTCTGAATAGCGCCGCTCCAGGAGAGCTTTGTTGCTGTCAAAACTCCCTGTCTGGATGACAACGATTTGGTACATCTGTGGTGCAAAGAGAGAGCCTTTGACTACACCTTAGCAGAAGGCTTAAGCTGAGAGAGAGAGCCCCGGCAAGTAAAAATAATGATGATCATAATTTAAAGCACGCCCTGAAAATGGGTTATTGTCATATACAATTCTGTTTTAAATTGCTGCCGGCATTAGAGGAGCTATGAAAGCGAATCGTGACAAGAGTCAACCTGCTGAAAACAAGCCCAGGCACCTGGCAGAGTCTCAGGGGAAGGGAGAGCAAAGGAACGTGCCATGCAGGGGGCCTGGGGGTGCTCTTGGCTCTACGTGGTCAAAATTGGGCTTCAGCTTCCTGAAATGGGAAGCTTGGATTACTAGATCTGAGCTTTCCAAGTGTGGAACACCCGGGAGATGGCTTTAGGCGATGTTCTGGCAGTGATGTTATACTGTGAGGAAACGATTCCTCTTCTGTTCTCTTTCAGGAGAATCCTACCTAAGGCGCAAGCTGCCTGGATTATAATTCCAGCCTCACCACCGTCTAGCTGTGCGGACTTTGGTAGGTAATTAACCTCTGTgatcctcaattttctcatcataCAATCAGGGTAGTAACAGTACCTACCTCACTGGGTGAGGATTTAGTGAGGTGGCACACTGAAAGGGTGTGGCCTGCCCATGATGTGGCCAGCACTCCCTGTCCGCTGTCATTATCCTAGTTCAGTTGGGGGAGGGGTGGCGAGAAAGGTTGAATGTAACTCTTGGTCATTAACATCCTCCCAACACAGGCTAAAATTCCATTTCAACAAACAGAGCAATCCCCAAGCACGGAGATTTCCTCCAGCCATGGTGTAACCAGCTAGAATTTACAAACGGTACTCAGCTTtccttgtctttatttttatgattactTTTTCTTTATGCCATGTAATGCTGGTTTCCCTTTGAAATaaatttcaagtttttaaaaagtgatccaATTTCAAGAAAAAGATGAGGTAAATAACAGAATAAATGATACAGGGATATCAAACACCGTGAAGAAGGGACACAGGTGACTAATACTGGGTAACATGGGACTAATCTAGGCCAGTTCCTTCTTAGGATCAGGGGCCTTGACTCATATGCCTTCAGTCCTCATGGTACTTAGCACACCGCTGAGTGCAAAATCTTGCTGTTTGACTATTTTCTCTATAAGAACTCTGTGAGTTAAAGTGAATCAACCCATTTCATGGTTGGCAAAGCTGAGGCCCCACCAGACTTGCCCAGAGCTATGAAAGAGGTGGCGAAAGGCATGCCATCATTTCTTGATCTCTGCTCACCACAAACTTGGAGACTTTTCTCTCCTCGATACGGGCTGAAGTGATCTCAAAGAGCAGTTTGACGCGCTTCCAACAGCCCCTCTCTCTCCGCCAGTACTCCTGCAGTTCCCGTGTGGTCATGCTCGAGTGGGGGCTCGGGCTGTCCTGGGCATCTGGAGGCACAGCACCCTTAAGGACTTGCACCAAGTCAGGGCACATCGGGCGGGGGCGGGGGTTTGGGGAGGTGGCTGGTTTGTCTGGGATGGGACATCAGAATCTGGAAGAGCCATGAGTatccccctctcccaccccaccctttaCAGGCCCAGTGGGACATCAGGTTGCCCTGTGCCCAACCTGGCAGAATGCATCCCACCACAGCCTAAAATGCCCCACTACCCCAGATGGGCTCTCCATTGTGAAGGGCAAGGTGTTTGTGTTGCGTCACCCACATCCAGCCTGCAGATTGGCCCTTGTGAAACCCTGTGCCCCTGACAAGCAGGCTTGCCCATTTCTGCACTCCCTCTATCACtggctctgtgctttgcacccaaCCTCCTGAGCACACATCAGCAAATGGTGGGGGGAGCTTTGAGGATGCTGGGCTCCAGGCTCAGCCTGGCTGGCCCCTCTTGACTCTCTCATCTCCTCCCCACACTCCACGCTTTGTCTTGCACGTGCCACTCCTCTGCCTTATGTGCCCTCCTATTTCCCT encodes:
- the SNX20 gene encoding sorting nexin-20 isoform X2, translating into MTTRELQEYWRRERGCWKRVKLLFEITSARIEERKVSKFVMYQIVVIQTGSFDSNKALLERRYSDFEMLQKSLQKAFREEIEDVVFPKKHLMGNFTEEMISERKLAFREYLHLLYSIRCVRRSREFIDFLTRPELKEAFSCLRAGQYTKALDILVHVVPLQEKLTAHCPVMVVPSLCAMLVCHRDLECPVEAFAAGERALQCLQAREGHRYYAPLLDAMICLAYMLGKDFVSLQERLQESQLRKPTPRNFTLKELTVREYLY
- the SNX20 gene encoding sorting nexin-20 isoform X1, whose translation is MASPEHLGSPGWAGPVATGPEHPHRGPEGHLDAQDSPSPHSSMTTRELQEYWRRERGCWKRVKLLFEITSARIEERKVSKFVMYQIVVIQTGSFDSNKALLERRYSDFEMLQKSLQKAFREEIEDVVFPKKHLMGNFTEEMISERKLAFREYLHLLYSIRCVRRSREFIDFLTRPELKEAFSCLRAGQYTKALDILVHVVPLQEKLTAHCPVMVVPSLCAMLVCHRDLECPVEAFAAGERALQCLQAREGHRYYAPLLDAMICLAYMLGKDFVSLQERLQESQLRKPTPRNFTLKELTVREYLY